One genomic window of Candidatus Minimicrobia sp. QA0096 includes the following:
- a CDS encoding response regulator transcription factor has translation MRLLVIEDERKIARVITESLKREKYAADAAYDGEEGFNLADSQPYDLLIVDRMLPELEGTEIVKKLRENGKNMPILFLTALSTTEDKTLGLDVGADDYLTKPFAIDELLARVRALLRRPPISQPDILQIDDLTIDKQQQTVTRAGKIIDLTSKEYALLEYLMQHPNQILSKETLIDHVWDFDADILPNNVEAYIKNLRQKIDKPFKKQLIKTVRGFGYKIES, from the coding sequence ATGCGACTGCTAGTAATTGAGGACGAACGAAAAATTGCGAGGGTCATAACCGAATCTTTGAAGCGCGAAAAATACGCGGCTGATGCGGCGTACGACGGAGAAGAGGGCTTTAATTTGGCAGATAGTCAGCCGTATGATTTGTTGATTGTTGATCGAATGCTGCCGGAATTAGAGGGCACGGAGATTGTTAAAAAATTGCGCGAAAACGGGAAAAATATGCCAATTCTGTTTCTGACGGCACTGAGTACGACCGAAGATAAAACGCTCGGGCTGGACGTGGGAGCCGATGATTATTTGACTAAGCCTTTTGCAATTGATGAATTGTTGGCGCGCGTGCGAGCTTTGCTTCGTCGTCCACCGATTAGCCAGCCAGACATTCTGCAAATTGACGATTTGACAATTGACAAGCAACAACAGACGGTAACTCGCGCAGGAAAAATTATCGACCTCACAAGCAAAGAATATGCGCTGCTGGAATATTTGATGCAGCATCCGAATCAGATTCTCAGTAAAGAAACACTGATTGATCACGTTTGGGATTTTGACGCTGATATTTTACCGAATAATGTCGAGGCATACATAAAAAATCTACGCCAAAAAATCGACAAACCGTTCAAAAAACAATTGATAAAAACCGTGCGCGGCTTCGGCTATAAGATTGAATCATGA
- a CDS encoding ATP-dependent helicase, which produces MDFNTRYAKLNDNQRQAVDYIHGSLLVIAGPGTGKTELLSMRTAQILKQTDTLPNSILCLTFTESGATNMRQRLRQIIGEDAYKIAIHTFHSFGTEIINQHREYFFRGADAQPVDELTQYQIISGILEDLDWRNPLSAKNNGEFVYIKDLIRIISEFKQSGLTSSELRAIIEDNQSTIAEIAPDIQQVFSAKISKKTIEMFAPIAEKIANLAAKNPDEKNSKLPASITPYANVLALSIAHAAQEAIDENSTKPLTAWKNKWCEKNANGEFVLKDFTAAEKLSAAIDVYEKYVNILSERSLFDYDDMILSVIQACESHPELRANLQEQFQFIMVDEFQDTNLAQLRLLFNLTSENDDNPNIMAVGDDDQAIFSFQGADVGNIQRFRQHYHDPKIIVLTDNYRSAENILSSARDVITQGADRLENTIDGLSKQLTAHANSEGSKVEIQEFSSVSEERAGIAKQIAELIKNGEKPENITIIARHHKELIEILPHLYKENLFVNYERHDDILEQDIIQILDKLARTVVAISQNNLDVANSLLPEITAHPAFGFSALDIWKLSLQAYKNRQLWLESMLANSVFKEFAEWLLERAKDVPNLPLEEQLDNLLGLTNDESGNLQVNSLANFYFSPEKLDKNPEAYLTILESLRTLRQKLRDRITDKNPTLEDFLEFIDLHISTKTRLTQIRTHASSLSGAINLMTAHKSKGLEFPHVFVIGAIDSAWGEKVRSRSRAIRYPANLQLQPAGATYDERLRLFFVAMTRAKTTLTMTYSQTNDSGSDTIIASFLTNCTPNVIPTNDDPAEQIKLAETDWTTRLTSPIVPELKDLLASALETYKLSATHLNNFLDVSRGGPQNFLLNNLLHFPSAKNSAAAYGTAIHSSLQQAHCSFSADHQLPSTEQILQFFQKSLESQHLPADDFQLYLDKGKSALTAFLNAKSSDFHDTDLAELDFSNQGVIIDNARLTGKLDVVDIDKQNKTIFVTDYKTGKPAHSWKGSADYEKIKLHKYRQQLMFYQLLVEHSRDYGNFTFTGGRLQFVEPDMKTGDILSLEDTFSREELTEFTQLIEIIWQKITTLDLPDISDYSADYKGMLQFEKDLLAGEI; this is translated from the coding sequence ATGGATTTCAATACTCGTTACGCTAAATTAAACGATAATCAACGACAAGCAGTCGACTACATCCACGGATCGCTTTTGGTAATTGCTGGGCCAGGAACAGGGAAAACCGAGCTTCTGAGTATGCGCACCGCCCAAATCCTGAAACAGACCGACACTTTACCGAACAGTATTTTATGCTTGACGTTTACTGAAAGCGGCGCCACAAATATGCGCCAACGACTTCGTCAGATTATCGGTGAGGACGCGTATAAAATTGCGATTCACACGTTCCACAGCTTCGGCACAGAAATCATCAATCAACATCGCGAGTATTTTTTCCGTGGCGCCGACGCTCAGCCAGTTGACGAATTGACACAATATCAAATCATTTCTGGCATACTTGAAGATCTCGATTGGCGGAATCCATTAAGCGCGAAAAATAACGGGGAATTTGTTTACATCAAAGACCTCATTCGCATTATTTCCGAGTTCAAGCAAAGCGGCTTAACGTCGTCAGAATTACGGGCAATTATTGAGGACAATCAAAGCACAATCGCCGAAATTGCACCAGACATTCAGCAAGTATTTTCCGCCAAAATATCGAAAAAGACAATTGAAATGTTTGCGCCGATAGCTGAGAAAATTGCCAATTTAGCCGCCAAAAACCCTGACGAGAAAAACTCAAAATTGCCAGCCTCAATCACGCCATATGCCAACGTTTTAGCACTGAGCATTGCGCACGCCGCCCAGGAAGCGATTGATGAAAACTCAACAAAACCACTGACTGCTTGGAAAAATAAATGGTGCGAAAAAAATGCCAATGGCGAATTTGTCCTGAAAGATTTTACCGCCGCAGAAAAATTATCTGCCGCAATTGACGTTTACGAAAAATACGTAAATATTCTGTCCGAGCGTTCGTTATTTGACTACGACGACATGATTTTATCCGTTATTCAAGCCTGCGAATCTCACCCAGAACTGCGCGCAAATCTTCAGGAGCAATTCCAATTCATTATGGTCGACGAATTCCAGGATACGAACTTGGCGCAATTACGATTATTGTTCAATTTGACCAGCGAGAACGACGATAATCCAAACATCATGGCGGTTGGTGATGACGACCAAGCAATCTTCAGCTTCCAAGGCGCAGACGTGGGCAACATCCAGCGTTTCCGCCAACATTATCACGACCCAAAAATTATCGTTCTGACCGACAATTATCGTTCTGCCGAGAACATTTTATCCTCAGCGCGGGACGTCATCACTCAAGGCGCGGATCGATTGGAAAACACAATTGACGGACTATCAAAACAATTGACCGCGCACGCAAATAGCGAAGGCTCAAAAGTAGAAATCCAAGAATTCTCATCCGTTAGCGAAGAGCGAGCGGGAATCGCCAAACAAATTGCCGAGCTGATAAAAAATGGCGAGAAACCAGAAAACATAACGATTATTGCGCGCCACCACAAAGAACTCATTGAAATTCTTCCGCATCTTTATAAGGAAAATCTTTTTGTCAATTACGAGCGTCACGACGACATTCTGGAGCAAGATATAATTCAGATTCTGGACAAATTAGCGCGAACTGTCGTGGCGATTAGCCAGAATAATTTGGACGTTGCCAATAGTCTACTACCGGAAATTACGGCTCATCCAGCGTTTGGATTTTCTGCACTTGACATCTGGAAATTGAGTCTTCAAGCTTACAAAAATCGGCAATTGTGGCTGGAAAGTATGCTGGCGAATAGCGTATTTAAGGAATTTGCGGAGTGGCTTTTGGAGCGCGCTAAGGACGTGCCGAATTTGCCGCTGGAAGAGCAATTGGACAATTTATTAGGCTTAACTAATGACGAGAGCGGCAACCTTCAGGTTAATTCTCTCGCCAATTTCTATTTCTCGCCAGAAAAGCTAGATAAAAACCCAGAAGCATATCTGACAATTCTGGAAAGTTTGCGCACTTTACGCCAAAAACTTCGCGACCGAATCACCGACAAAAATCCAACTCTGGAAGACTTTTTGGAGTTTATTGACTTGCACATTTCAACAAAAACCCGCTTAACACAAATTCGCACGCACGCAAGTTCACTCAGCGGCGCCATAAACTTAATGACCGCACACAAATCCAAAGGTCTGGAATTTCCGCACGTTTTTGTAATTGGGGCAATTGACAGCGCTTGGGGTGAGAAAGTTCGTTCACGTAGTCGAGCTATACGATATCCCGCAAATCTCCAACTTCAGCCAGCGGGCGCCACTTACGACGAACGACTTCGATTATTCTTTGTGGCGATGACTCGCGCCAAAACCACATTGACCATGACTTATTCTCAAACCAACGATTCTGGCAGCGACACGATAATCGCTAGTTTCTTGACGAATTGCACACCAAATGTTATTCCAACCAACGACGATCCAGCTGAACAAATTAAACTCGCTGAAACCGACTGGACGACGCGACTAACTTCGCCGATTGTTCCGGAATTAAAGGACTTATTGGCGTCAGCGCTGGAAACATACAAACTTTCTGCGACGCATTTGAACAACTTCCTCGACGTTTCACGTGGCGGACCGCAAAATTTCTTATTGAACAATTTGCTGCATTTTCCATCCGCCAAAAATTCCGCCGCAGCTTACGGAACCGCGATTCACAGCAGCCTTCAGCAAGCACATTGCTCATTCAGCGCCGATCATCAATTGCCAAGCACCGAACAAATCCTCCAATTTTTCCAAAAATCCCTCGAGAGCCAGCATTTGCCAGCGGACGATTTTCAATTGTATTTAGACAAAGGGAAGTCGGCTTTGACTGCATTCTTAAACGCCAAATCTTCAGATTTTCATGACACGGACTTGGCGGAATTAGACTTTTCAAACCAAGGCGTAATTATAGATAACGCCAGATTGACCGGTAAACTTGACGTTGTCGACATCGACAAGCAAAATAAAACCATCTTCGTAACGGATTATAAAACTGGCAAGCCGGCGCATTCCTGGAAAGGTTCGGCCGATTACGAGAAAATCAAACTTCATAAATATCGTCAGCAATTGATGTTCTATCAGCTGCTGGTCGAGCATTCACGCGATTATGGCAATTTCACGTTTACTGGCGGGCGATTGCAATTTGTCGAGCCAGACATGAAGACCGGCGATATTCTTAGCTTGGAAGATACATTCTCCAGAGAAGAACTGACTGAATTTACGCAACTGATTGAGATTATTTGGCAAAAAATCACCACGTTAGAT
- a CDS encoding HAD-IC family P-type ATPase, protein MRDYLDIIKRNLLSPIVVVIFLLAGALVYVREYRDAWFISVVIVVNSTIGIIQELRAKRVLRQLELMSAPKARLLKDGNVVEVGYDELKIGDEILIQAGDELPADAKVIESKGLELNESMLTGESASIEKKDGDVVLAATTVLAGEGAARVIAIGDDTKAGAISQVLKRYKPELTPLQLAIWRAIYFLTYGAIVLSLLIAIVYYFSGDNVVVILKTITSAAVTVVPEGLLLASSLLLAFGSLRLAQAKVLPQKLSAIEAMALLNLLAVDKTGTLTSDEVTLEKVVAFGDENDYSDSDIASFAALIAHETSGGNITGRAILAEATSPKNTKVLEVMAFSSARKMAGVRANIDGEIRTLMMGAPEFVSKLAPVDEETQKNLNDWADNGLRVLMLAEFSDDKTKLKDLKNGSGTAIGAVVLRNSLRHGVVETVDFLQRQGVTIRVISGDNPRTVQYIAKEAGIKHPEKAILGEDLAALSEDEFNKAADTYTIFARVLPDQKERLINRFQQSGKFTGMVGDGVNDALALKRADLGVAMYAGAPASRRVSDIILLNNSFTSLPMGMKLGNQIMQAIEVIAVLFFHKIIYGVTLLLVTILIDMNYPYSPRHITFMNIFLVTMPTLMWTLFPPTPKHRINPKRFWHDTLLAVLPIALITGVTVAFTYWITSVMFPGHAAEVATMTVLTATLFGVYLVFLVGIMLDVAIDKSAKRARLLYLLSVIIVAAGSFSFGFLRDFFDFTVPNLFIMWPAAGAIVVAMLVQLFIARWAGRRIVR, encoded by the coding sequence ATGCGCGACTACCTGGACATTATTAAGCGGAACCTACTTTCCCCTATCGTCGTGGTGATTTTTCTGCTGGCTGGCGCGCTGGTTTATGTTCGCGAATATCGTGATGCGTGGTTCATTTCCGTGGTGATTGTCGTGAATTCGACGATTGGCATTATTCAGGAGCTGAGAGCTAAGCGAGTTTTGCGGCAATTGGAGTTGATGAGCGCGCCGAAAGCTCGATTGTTAAAAGACGGAAATGTTGTCGAGGTTGGCTATGACGAGCTTAAAATTGGCGATGAAATTCTTATTCAGGCTGGCGACGAACTACCGGCGGACGCGAAAGTTATCGAGTCGAAAGGCTTGGAGCTGAATGAAAGCATGTTGACTGGCGAGTCTGCGTCGATTGAGAAAAAGGACGGCGATGTCGTGTTGGCGGCGACGACGGTTTTGGCTGGTGAAGGTGCGGCGCGAGTAATTGCGATTGGTGACGACACGAAAGCTGGCGCGATTAGCCAAGTTTTGAAGCGTTATAAGCCAGAGCTTACGCCTCTGCAATTGGCGATTTGGCGCGCAATTTATTTCTTGACTTACGGCGCAATTGTCCTGTCGCTACTTATCGCTATCGTCTATTATTTCTCTGGCGATAATGTCGTCGTCATCTTAAAAACCATCACTTCGGCGGCGGTTACGGTTGTGCCGGAAGGTTTATTGTTGGCGAGTTCTCTGCTTTTGGCGTTCGGCTCATTGCGATTGGCTCAGGCGAAAGTCTTGCCGCAAAAATTGTCAGCAATTGAAGCCATGGCGCTTTTGAATTTGCTGGCTGTAGATAAAACAGGCACCTTAACTAGTGATGAAGTGACGCTTGAAAAAGTCGTGGCTTTTGGTGATGAAAATGACTATTCAGACTCTGACATTGCCAGTTTTGCGGCGTTAATTGCTCATGAAACCAGCGGTGGAAATATCACTGGCCGCGCAATTTTGGCGGAAGCTACGTCGCCAAAAAATACGAAAGTTTTGGAAGTGATGGCGTTTTCATCGGCGCGTAAAATGGCTGGCGTGAGGGCGAATATTGACGGTGAAATTCGGACGTTAATGATGGGCGCGCCAGAGTTTGTGTCGAAGTTGGCGCCGGTAGATGAGGAGACCCAGAAGAATCTGAATGATTGGGCTGACAATGGCTTGCGCGTGTTGATGTTGGCTGAATTTTCGGATGATAAAACCAAATTGAAAGACTTGAAAAACGGTTCTGGAACGGCAATTGGTGCGGTTGTTCTGCGCAACTCCCTGCGTCATGGCGTTGTTGAAACGGTGGATTTTTTGCAGCGCCAAGGCGTAACTATTCGCGTAATCTCTGGCGATAACCCGCGCACAGTTCAATACATCGCTAAGGAAGCTGGGATTAAACATCCAGAAAAGGCAATTTTAGGTGAGGATTTGGCGGCGCTTAGCGAAGATGAATTTAATAAGGCTGCCGATACTTACACGATTTTTGCTAGAGTTTTGCCAGACCAAAAAGAGCGCTTGATCAATCGATTTCAGCAATCTGGCAAGTTCACTGGTATGGTCGGCGACGGCGTGAATGACGCTCTGGCTCTGAAAAGGGCTGATCTCGGTGTGGCGATGTACGCTGGTGCGCCGGCTTCTCGTCGAGTTTCCGACATTATATTGCTCAACAATTCGTTCACTTCTCTGCCGATGGGAATGAAGCTTGGCAATCAAATCATGCAGGCAATCGAAGTCATCGCTGTTCTATTTTTCCATAAAATTATTTACGGCGTGACGCTTCTTCTTGTGACGATTCTTATTGACATGAACTATCCGTATTCGCCGCGCCACATTACGTTTATGAATATCTTTCTGGTGACGATGCCGACCCTCATGTGGACGCTGTTTCCTCCCACGCCGAAGCATCGAATAAATCCGAAGCGATTTTGGCACGACACTTTGCTGGCGGTATTGCCGATTGCTTTAATTACTGGCGTGACTGTCGCGTTCACCTATTGGATTACCTCTGTTATGTTCCCTGGTCACGCTGCAGAAGTCGCAACGATGACCGTACTTACCGCGACTTTGTTTGGTGTATATTTGGTATTCTTAGTGGGAATTATGCTGGACGTAGCTATCGATAAATCCGCCAAGCGCGCTCGCTTGCTTTATCTTCTGTCGGTAATTATTGTGGCGGCTGGAAGCTTTAGCTTTGGTTTTCTGCGCGACTTTTTCGATTTCACCGTGCCAAATTTGTTCATAATGTGGCCAGCAGCTGGCGCAATTGTCGTAGCGATGTTAGTCCAGCTATTCATTGCTCGCTGGGCTGGTCGGCGAATTGTTCGGTAG
- a CDS encoding GreA/GreB family elongation factor, whose translation MSTTFLSKKGFKELQKEISGLEISEKALILELKEIGRAKSRDDKLRRNDVITQLENIQSKIFMKKDILRHAKPLPRKRDRLKIAIGSVVDLMDQQGKIFRYTLVHSMEANPLDGRISVDSPLGKSLLNHKKSETVSWKNGLATKQLQVINIS comes from the coding sequence ATGAGTACAACATTTTTAAGTAAAAAAGGATTCAAGGAGCTTCAGAAAGAAATTTCTGGACTAGAGATTTCGGAAAAAGCGCTCATATTAGAATTGAAAGAAATTGGGCGCGCCAAATCACGCGATGACAAATTACGCCGCAACGATGTAATTACGCAACTGGAAAATATCCAATCAAAAATCTTTATGAAAAAGGATATTTTACGTCACGCTAAGCCGCTGCCAAGGAAGCGCGATCGATTGAAAATTGCTATCGGCTCAGTCGTGGATTTGATGGATCAACAGGGAAAAATTTTCCGCTATACGCTAGTTCACAGCATGGAGGCAAACCCTCTGGACGGGCGAATTTCCGTGGATAGTCCGTTGGGAAAAAGCTTGCTAAATCACAAGAAATCCGAAACTGTTTCCTGGAAAAACGGCTTGGCGACCAAGCAGCTACAGGTTATCAACATTAGCTAA
- a CDS encoding ABC transporter ATP-binding protein: MPDNKKMVEIRHFKMSFGDKTVIKDLSFDVFRGEVFGFLGSNGSGKTTTLRALLGLYQPTAGDLLINGKPYSVESQIRLGYLPEERGLYKKEKVLDVMLYFGQLKGLSRKEAKDFSMKFLERVNLSDKANVQLDKLSGGQQQKIQLGVTIMGDPELLIMDEPAKGFDPVNRRLLMNIIEEQRKAGATIIYVTHQMEEVERLCDRLILLKDGQAAAYGTLEEVKKQFGGASMDDIFVQVYGGEAKELSDE; this comes from the coding sequence ATGCCAGATAATAAAAAAATGGTTGAGATTCGTCATTTTAAGATGAGTTTCGGCGATAAAACTGTTATTAAAGACCTGAGTTTTGATGTTTTTCGCGGCGAAGTTTTTGGTTTTTTGGGAAGTAATGGTTCGGGAAAAACTACGACGTTGCGTGCATTATTGGGACTATATCAGCCGACTGCGGGCGATTTATTGATAAACGGCAAGCCATATTCGGTGGAAAGTCAGATTCGCCTCGGATATCTTCCGGAGGAACGCGGCTTGTATAAAAAAGAAAAAGTCTTAGACGTGATGCTTTACTTTGGTCAATTGAAAGGTCTGAGTCGCAAAGAAGCTAAGGATTTTTCTATGAAGTTTTTGGAGCGCGTCAATTTGAGCGACAAGGCTAATGTACAACTTGATAAATTATCTGGCGGACAGCAACAGAAAATTCAGCTTGGCGTAACGATTATGGGTGATCCAGAACTGCTGATTATGGACGAGCCAGCCAAAGGTTTTGATCCAGTGAATCGTCGTTTGTTGATGAACATAATTGAGGAACAGCGAAAAGCTGGCGCGACAATTATTTACGTTACACACCAGATGGAGGAAGTTGAAAGATTGTGCGATCGCTTGATTTTATTGAAAGACGGTCAAGCGGCGGCATACGGAACATTGGAAGAAGTAAAAAAACAATTTGGCGGCGCGTCAATGGACGACATTTTTGTCCAAGTTTACGGTGGCGAAGCGAAGGAGTTGAGTGATGAGTAA
- a CDS encoding sensor histidine kinase, with the protein MKIFTSATIKLAGWYLMILMIVSLLFSSIIFQVARSEVDAQIHKIIVQREGDFPAINLSERIDNSTRNLLISLGYINLIVLLAGGWCSYLLAKITLRPIETAHKAQSRFVANASHQLRTPLAIMKAETEFALKNWKANKAELTETLESNLEEINKLTELTAMLLELSRTENKLALEDKNFNLTELISELVRERKAEARVKMNCPEHINIPLHHTATRELCAILLDNSLKHSPKNSVVKICIIPSKQNITVNFINDGTISQQTLPHVFERFFRGNQQTKGYGLGLPLAEQLTRALDGQISVTTSKNSTIFTISLPIL; encoded by the coding sequence ATGAAAATTTTTACTTCAGCAACAATTAAGTTGGCAGGCTGGTATTTGATGATTTTGATGATCGTTAGTTTACTGTTTAGTAGTATTATTTTTCAGGTGGCGCGCTCGGAAGTTGATGCGCAAATTCATAAAATTATCGTTCAAAGGGAGGGTGATTTTCCTGCAATTAATTTGTCAGAGAGAATAGATAATTCAACTCGAAATCTTTTGATTAGTTTGGGCTATATAAATCTTATCGTTCTGCTCGCTGGCGGTTGGTGCTCGTATTTATTGGCAAAAATTACTTTGCGACCGATAGAAACCGCCCACAAAGCTCAATCGCGATTTGTTGCTAATGCCAGCCATCAGCTCCGAACACCTTTGGCAATCATGAAAGCAGAGACTGAGTTTGCGTTAAAAAATTGGAAAGCGAACAAGGCAGAACTTACAGAAACTCTGGAAAGTAATCTGGAAGAGATCAACAAACTGACGGAGCTTACAGCGATGCTTCTGGAGTTATCGCGGACGGAAAATAAGTTGGCACTGGAAGATAAAAATTTCAATTTGACGGAATTGATATCCGAACTCGTCCGCGAACGGAAAGCCGAAGCGCGAGTTAAAATGAATTGCCCAGAACACATAAATATTCCGCTTCATCACACCGCCACGCGAGAATTGTGCGCAATTTTACTCGACAATTCATTGAAACATAGCCCGAAAAATTCTGTGGTAAAAATTTGCATTATCCCATCAAAACAAAACATCACTGTCAACTTCATCAACGACGGCACAATTTCACAGCAAACCTTACCACACGTTTTTGAGCGATTTTTCCGCGGCAACCAACAGACGAAAGGCTATGGATTAGGGTTGCCATTAGCGGAACAATTGACAAGAGCACTGGACGGACAAATCTCTGTTACTACATCAAAAAACTCAACCATTTTCACAATTTCCTTGCCAATTCTGTAA
- a CDS encoding DUF3021 family protein translates to MYIVAAASVIYDIEKWSLLKQSAIHFIVMILTIFPCLLISGWYELSSFADYLKVFGIFLLCGCVFWTIGYLVFGKLLDR, encoded by the coding sequence ATCTACATAGTCGCAGCCGCATCTGTAATATACGACATTGAAAAATGGTCATTACTTAAACAATCCGCCATACATTTTATCGTCATGATATTAACAATTTTTCCTTGTTTATTAATAAGCGGCTGGTACGAGTTAAGCTCGTTCGCAGATTATTTGAAAGTATTCGGAATATTTTTACTATGCGGTTGCGTTTTCTGGACTATAGGATATCTCGTTTTTGGCAAATTACTGGATAGATAG
- a CDS encoding class I SAM-dependent RNA methyltransferase, giving the protein MRKQIFETLRLEKIVGGGQAIGTLDDGRKAFVWGGLPGELVTIRVTKKKSHFVEGIVAEIIEESPERITPKDENSYLSTSPWQIMPMSSEQSHKASLIEEAFLLHNITLPEKIKVFSDGVEFNYRNKVEFSWFGDKTDDDEKETLDLAFFKRGGKGKVIVDGTSLAHPSINKLAIEIRNLLLEKPIVARQLKTLLIRSDQQGNAVWQLYVKDKIENLISDDEAKLLSAKGGEIIYSDPKSPASRITERLNKLGDTTLSDTILGVAFNYACEGFFQVNIPVYEKALSDMKAWIDCSEKMPTLDLYSGVGTIGLTIGGDDVTLVEINEHAVAEMQRNITKLNRPNAKAILAPSEKSLEYITGEQIVIVDPPRAGLHADVTNRLLETEPPRIIYLSCNPVTQARDVSLLQEKYEIAHHQGYNFFPRTPHIEHLVVLDKKA; this is encoded by the coding sequence ATGAGAAAACAAATTTTTGAGACTTTAAGATTGGAAAAAATCGTTGGCGGCGGGCAAGCCATCGGGACACTTGACGACGGCCGCAAAGCATTCGTCTGGGGAGGGCTGCCTGGTGAATTAGTAACGATTCGCGTGACAAAGAAAAAATCACACTTCGTCGAAGGAATAGTGGCGGAAATTATCGAGGAAAGCCCAGAGCGAATTACACCGAAGGATGAAAATAGCTATTTAAGCACCAGTCCTTGGCAAATAATGCCGATGTCCAGCGAGCAATCACACAAAGCGTCGCTAATCGAAGAGGCTTTTTTACTTCACAACATCACATTGCCTGAAAAAATCAAGGTATTTTCCGACGGCGTGGAATTTAATTATCGCAACAAAGTCGAGTTCAGTTGGTTTGGCGACAAAACGGACGACGACGAAAAGGAAACTTTAGACTTGGCGTTTTTCAAGCGTGGCGGCAAAGGGAAGGTCATCGTTGACGGAACCAGCTTGGCACATCCGAGCATAAATAAATTGGCAATTGAAATCCGCAACCTATTACTAGAAAAGCCGATTGTCGCTCGCCAATTAAAAACACTCTTGATTCGCTCAGATCAACAGGGAAACGCTGTCTGGCAATTGTACGTAAAAGATAAGATAGAAAATCTGATTTCCGACGATGAAGCCAAATTATTATCAGCCAAAGGTGGCGAAATAATCTATTCCGACCCCAAAAGCCCAGCCAGTAGAATCACCGAACGTTTGAACAAACTCGGTGACACAACACTGAGCGACACGATTTTAGGCGTCGCCTTCAACTACGCTTGCGAAGGATTTTTCCAAGTCAACATTCCCGTTTACGAAAAAGCTTTAAGCGACATGAAAGCGTGGATCGATTGCAGTGAAAAAATGCCGACCCTTGACCTTTATTCTGGAGTTGGAACAATTGGTTTGACAATTGGAGGCGATGACGTGACGCTGGTGGAGATTAACGAACATGCCGTCGCGGAAATGCAGAGGAATATCACCAAGCTGAATCGACCGAATGCCAAGGCGATTTTGGCGCCGAGCGAAAAATCTCTGGAATATATAACGGGCGAACAAATTGTCATCGTTGATCCGCCGCGCGCTGGACTTCACGCGGATGTTACTAATCGACTGCTGGAAACTGAGCCGCCTAGGATTATTTATCTGAGCTGTAATCCAGTCACGCAAGCGCGAGACGTCAGCCTGCTTCAGGAAAAATACGAAATCGCGCATCATCAAGGCTACAATTTCTTCCCGAGAACGCCGCACATTGAGCACCTTGTGGTTTTGGACAAGAAAGCGTAA